A section of the Babesia microti strain RI chromosome I, complete genome genome encodes:
- a CDS encoding hypothetical protein (overlaps_old_locusTagID:BBM_I03475) has product MRSSIIICVAAIFLSLVNILAATPNLPVDSYAFVDKKNAKLNKKRPSKPLRSRPVKKAVSRHKYNYKPKKTVANAPAKSNIKNPNARPSRNKLSGKPYGNKRVSKNPNTSRGKDWAKSGYSSNKTHKLKNKSELINSAVKGGLNLVTPIGTLGLNDLGASKDNNDDDDDDYDDFISGHGDNSSHKSSGKIAGLAANGWSSGKRSNDHAARGPKSDLEDDYTNDEGDDDTKSDLEDDYTNDEGDDYDTKSDLEDDYTNDEGDYDTKSDLEDDYTNDEGDYDTKSDLEDDYTNDEGDGDSVQGTKKKPKANSKASNCTLECHKIDRPNN; this is encoded by the coding sequence ATGCGCAGCAGTATTATCATCTGTGTAGCTGCAATTTTTCTATCCcttgtaaatattttagcTGCCACACCAAACTTGCCCGTCGATAGTTATGCCTTCGTGGACAAGAAAAATgcaaaattgaataaaaagCGCCCATCAAAACCCCTGCGAAGCAGGCCGGTGAAGAAGGCTGTCTCGCGCCACAAATATAACTACAAACCCAAAAAAACAGTCGCCAACGCACCAGCCAAATCTAACATTAAGAACCCGAATGCCAGGCCTAGCAGGAACAAATTAAGTGGTAAACCCTATGGTAATAAGCGGGTGTCTAAGAACCCAAACACGTCCAGGGGCAAAGATTGGGCCAAAAGTGGTTATAGTAGTAACAAAACTCAcaaactaaaaaataagagtgaattaataaattctgCAGTCAAGGGTGGCCTTAATCTCGTCACTCCCATAGGCACTCTAGGATTGAATGACTTGGGTGCCAGCAAGGACAATAACGATGATGACGATGATGATTATGATGACTTTATTAGCGGCCATGGTGATAATTCCAGCCATAAGTCAAGTGGTAAAATTGCAGGCCTGGCTGCTAACGGCTGGTCCAGTGGCAAAAGGTCTAACGATCATGCAGCCAGGGGTCCAAAATCAGACCTGGAAGATGATTATACAAACGATGAGGGGGATGATGATACAAAATCAGACCTGGAAGATgattatacaaatgatgaaGGGGATGATTATGATACAAAATCAGACCTGGAAGATgattatacaaatgatgaaGGGGATTATGATACAAAATCAGACCTGGAAGATGATTATACAAACGATGAAGGGGATTATGATACAAAATCAGACCTGGAAGATGATTATACAAACGATGAAGGGGATGGCGACAGTGTTCAAGGTACGAAAAAAAAACCAAAGGCCAATAGTAAGGCTTCAAATTGTACGCTTGAATGTCATAAAATCGACCGgccaaataattaa
- a CDS encoding conserved Plasmodium protein, unknown function (overlaps_old_locusTagID:BBM_I03465) — protein MPVTFPLFDLGGRVTSKDELEVPEELGENDLSSEFHALDTRDDAPDNTFKDAPSNTFKDAPSNTSKGTPNNTSAPPKREGVAQSTSQFAKEWKCSFAISSITNTSSVRQRFFYTIRLLRHGKLTGCGSILPRVLYSSGYILEPRQSVHFPSTMVIWKAQTLILSHRELEDYKICVDMWQVRPFTFNCIFATYQVTLLELVREGDVNAKWILKADGTEVQLIEVKFLLERIFNFALTFHDWLFIPVAEMPRALSESGKALRICMRYSNGSNYKHIVSSEGNFWPGPVFFSFTGTFNDLRSSFVELVLMANARGKWYGSPSQLGKTFISLRSIPEYSHLNSSIKRLTYDRSKFLQGTISGYLDMVVVDEDFANTRTLGTICSGHPYSNVSHYTNTSALMLQIKIIRVEGLVGAMDMSECAVKVTWDGMTSVTKTTFLSEGSAHYNEDFDFPVKLVDEREVKNLMMIKRILPVDLHSRGSILFELNAAGAEYMGDAILQLRKLATAAGGGFRAFRLPVSGAPSGSSAILVVEAGFVPPLPNDFEFIHEPEVEYQPNIYRDSGKHWERDFERFQSIYRSWFPDAPTRRDFWPLDRPTGLPLSALITSLRLPSHQFHPLKLLHWVSTYPLDAGTCAESSAKDFKSPFSRVSPVAKILSRKRVGGSRDRALLVAGTLLAQRQDVYIAKGTVIEKVPKSHKSAMMGFGRLRRVPCYWVITRQGDDVCFWDPQLPRNDTNNGMVLLRGRARRHPGINENYVNNETGADENCTNNDMPVYKSPQVICTLDWPDEGAIEFNPNDRTFPDAFIPLQINPNAFASYANKYTKSASTTPNRKTLSQVIKDHAMSLPFSPYLPFADDPNVDKVPYHSVEVVFNANQVWGNLQNHNPCVIFYDFENSKHWRPFLKSPVAPMVAEIYVGPPDEMAYIERIQEEIHHHVHQLLVGILKRPAHCIHRMKVDQLADLLEDGLVHGYLHTNSYNKKGGDVEENPNISDAETDCSDSDDSQTFVKTPAITYWLEKKNEFLEYFAKVEAGRIRVALPMRLRQADVSEISRLFLRDGIIGDFIRTLPMGTNFGIAVKAYPLPASIVSTWVVLIVGMPAA, from the exons ATGCCCGTGACGTTCCCCCTCTTCGACCTGGGCGGGCGCGTAACGAGCAAGGACGAACTCGAAGTGCCGGAGGAGCTTGGTGAAAATGACCTAAGCAGCGAATTTCATGCGCTGGATACCCGTGACGACGCCCCCGATAACACATTCAAAGACGCCCCTAGTAACACATTCAAAGACGCCCCTAGTAACACATCAAAGGGCACCCCCAATAACACATCTGCGCCGCCAAAAAGGGAGGGAGTAGCACAAAGTACATCGCAATTCGCAAAGGAATGGAAGTGTTCATTCGCCATCTCTTCTATTACCAATACGTCATCCGTGAGGCAACGCTTCTTCTACACCATCCGACTGCTCAGGCACGGCAAGCTAACTGGATGCGGGTCTATCCTGCCCAGGGTTTTATACTCTTCGGGGTACATTTTGGAGCCTAGGCAGTCAGTACACTTCCCCAGTACAA TGGTGATTTGGAAGGCACAGACGCTCATCCTATCCCATAGAGAACTGGAAGACTATAAGATTTGCGTGGACATGTGGCAAGTGCGTCCATTTACATTCAATTGCATATTTGCCACGTACCAAGTAACGTTACTCGAGCTAGTCAGAGAGGGTGATGTCAATGCCAAATGGATTCTCAAGGCTGATGGCACCGAGGTACAACTCATTGAAGTAAAGTTTTTGCTGGAGCgtattttcaattttgcTCTCACTTTCCACGACTGGTTGTTTATTCCCGTTGCTGAAATGCCCAGGGCGCTTAGTGAATCGGGGAAGGCCCTTCGAATATGTATGCGTTATAGCAATGGTAGCAATTATAAACACATAGTAAGTAGCGAGGGAAACTTTTGGCCAGGGCCCGTATTCTTTTCGTTCACCGGTACATTCAATGATTTGCGCAGCAGTTTTGTGGAATTGGTGCTAATGGCCAATGCCAGGGGCAAGTGGTATGGTTCCCCTTCTCAGCTGGGCAAGACCTTTATTTCCCTCCGCTCCATCCCCGAGTACTCCCACCTGAATTCCTCAATCAAAAGACTCACGTATGATCGTTCAAAATTCCTACAGGGTACCATATCTGGCTATCTAGATATGGTGGTGGTGGACGAGGATTTTGCCAACACACGAACACTAGGTACCATATGCAGCGGGCATCCATACTCAAATGTTTCGCACTATACCAACACATCAGCACTTATGCttcaaataaaaatcatcAGAGTTGAGGGGCTGGTCGGCGCTATGGACATGAGCGAGTGCGCTGTCAAAGTGACCTGGGACGGAATGACTAGCGTGACCAAAACTACATTCCTATCGGAAGGCTCTGCCCATTACAACGAGGACTTTGACTTCCCAGTCAAATTGGTGGATGAAAGGGAGGTGAAGAACCTTATGATGATCAAACGCATACTTCCCGTCGATCTACACTCCCGAGGAAGTATCCTCTTTGAACTTAACGCTGCCGGGGCCGAGTATATGGGAGATGCAATTCTTCAGCTGCGTAAACTGGCTACAGCCGCCGGAGGCGGCTTCAGGGCCTTCAGGCTGCCTGTATCGGGGGCTCCGTCCGGCTCCTCCGCCATATTGGTGGTGGAGGCAGGGTTCGTTCCGCCCCTGCCCAATGACTTTGAGTTTATACACGAGCCGGAAGTAGAGTATCAACCAAACATATACCGTGATAGTGGAAAGCACTGGGAAAGGGACTTTGAGAGGTTCCAGAGTATATATAGGAGTTGGTTTCCCGACGCGCCGACGCGTCGGGATTTTTGGCCCCTTGACCGACCTACTGGCCTGCCATTATCTGCACTAATCACCAGTCTCAGGCTCCCATCCCACCAATTCCACCCCCTTAAACTTCTACACTGGGTCTCAACCTATCCCCTTGATGCTGGCACATGCGCCGAGTCCAGCGCCAAGGACTTCAAGTCCCCCTTCAGTCGCGTGAGCCCAGTGGCTAAAATCCTTAGCCGGAAAAGGGTCGGAGGGTCGCGGGATAGGGCGCTGCTGGTGGCAGGAACTCTACTGGCGCAGCGCCAAGATGTCTACATTGCCAAGGGTACGGTCATTGAGAAAGTGCCCAAATCACATAAATCCGCAATGATGGGCTTTGGCAGACTGCGCAGAGTCCCATGTTATTGGGTTATTACTAGACAGGGAGATGATGTCTGCTTTTGGGATCCGCAGCTACCCAGAAATGACACTAATAATGGCATGGTTCTTCTAAGGGGCAGGGCCAGGCGACATCCTGGAATCAATGAAAACTACGTAAATAACGAGACTGGGGCCGATGAAAACTGCACGAATAATGACATGCCCGTGTATAAGAGCCCGCAGGTAATTTGCACGCTGGACTGGCCAGACGAAGGAGCCATTGAGTTCAATCCAAATGATAGGACCTTTCCAGACGCCTTCATCCCCCTGCAAATTAACCCAAATGCATTCGCCTCATATGCGAATAAATACACCAAAAGCGCAAGTACAACGCCTAACCGGAAAACGCTGAGCCAGGTTATTAAAGATCATGCTATGAGCCTGCCATTCTCACCGTACCTTCCATTCGCAGATGACCCAAATGTAGACAAAGTGCCCTACCATTCTGTTGAGGTCGTATTCAACGCTAACCAAGTCTGGGGAAATCTACAAAATCATAACCCATGCGTCATATTCTACGATTTCGAGAATTCAAAGCACTGGAGACCCTTTTTAAAATCGCCAGTAGCGCCTATGGTTGCAGAAATATACGTTGGGCCGCCAGATGAAATGGCATATATAGAACGGATCCAAGAAGAAATCCATCATCACGTGCATCAGCTCCTAGTCGGAATCCTCAAACGCCCAGCCCACTGCATCCACAGGATGAAAGTTGATCAGCTCGCAGATTTGCTAGAAGATGGACTCGTGCACGGATATCTGCATACCAATTCGTACAATAAAAAAGGCGGCGATGTAGAAGAAAATCCTAACATATCCGATGCAGAAACCGATTGCTCAGACTCTGATGATTCGCAGACATTCGTCAAAACACCCGCTATAACCTACTGGCTTGAgaaaaaaaatgaatttctCGAATATTTCGCAAAGGTTGAGGCGGGGCGCATTAGGGTCGCCTTGCCCATGCGCCTCAGGCAAGCAGACGTATCGGAAATCTCGCGGCTTTTCCTCAGGGATGGCATAATCGGAGACTTTATCCGCACCCTGCCTATGGGAACGAATTTCGGCATTGCTGTTAAGGCCTACCCACTACCTGCCAGCATAGTGTCCACATGGGTGGTCCTGATCGTAGGCATGCCTGCTGCCTAA
- a CDS encoding phenylalanyl-tRNA synthetase alpha chain (overlaps_old_locusTagID:BBM_I03470), with translation MRIWTWSAKLRIPLLVYFFLNIKHCVMFTMFLASQNCTPAFRNRFKSFATLDLRNMSTDSAIQHENWQKSLPKHLRDKINRRLDMDPSNPVGIMTHCIKAFFQGSNPNISYYTVPSLPISILENFDRLLVPYTHPSRSPTESFYITSNYANTYNYLLPEYNKHQIESLTPSEVNELSDKCGHDELLMPTHTTFYLPKLLSQGLTGATYSGQVWRKDSIDSLHYPVFHQMDGYRLFMNDDLDDCNIISDLKETMEKLIRYLFSKTKGHAISINWSDDTFPFTEPSFEMSVSIEGLPIEVLGCGLIKPQIIRHSLPRSFQSQNLPMPIGWAFGIGLERLCMALFGIPDVRLFWEKDKRFASQFADALKKDEFTQFVRYSHHPAVERDISFFLPHGHDDDIGKFQQRFIDLVKRIGGGLVESVQLYDRYQRVVDGQSRLSLCYRITYRDFQNLTNAQVNKLHARISDQLIRSLGITIR, from the exons ATGAGAATATGGACCTGGAGTGCAAAACTTAGAATTCCATTGCTGGTGTATTTTTTCCTGAATATAAAACACTGCGTCATGTTTACCATGTTTTTAGCGTCTCAAAATTGCACCCCGGCGTTTCGAAATCGCTTCAAGTCGTTTGCTACGCTTGATTTGCGCAACATGTCTACTGACAGCGCAATTCAGCACGAGAATTGGCAAAAGTCTCTACCCAAGCATCTAAGGGACAAGATAAATAGAAGGCTGGATATGGACCCCAGCAACCCTGTAGGCATTATGACACACTGCATCAAGGCATTTTTCCAAGGTTCAAACCCGAACATTTCCTATTATACGGTACCTTCACTGCCCATATCTATCCTTGAGAATTTTGATAGGCTTTTGGTACCATACACCCATCCCAGCAGATCGCCCACTGAAAGCTTTTACATCACGTCCAATTACGCCAACACATACAACTATTTGCTGCCAGAATATAACAAGCACCAAATTGAGTCCCTAACACCCAGTGAAGTTAACGAATTGAGCGACAAATGTGGACACGATGAGCTGTTAATGCCTACCCACACTACTTTTTACCTACCAAAGCTACTATCGCAGGGCCTAACTGGCGCCACATACTCAGGGCAAGTATGGAGAAAAGATTCCATCGACTCCCTCCATTACCCAGTCTTCCACCAAATGGATGGATATCGGCTATTCATGAATGATGACCTAGATGACTGCAACATAATTTCAGACCTAAAGGAGACAATGGAGAAGTTGATCAGATACCTGTTTAGCAAAACAAAGG GCCACGCAATATCCATTAATTGGAGCGACGACACTTTTCCCTTCACCGAACCTTCTTTTGAGATGTCTGTAAGCATAGAGGGGCTACCCATAGAAGTCCTTGGCTGCGGATTGATCAAGCCTCAAATCATTCGACATAGCTTGCCAAGATCGTTTCAATCgcaaaatttgccaatgcCTATTGGATGGGCGTTTGGAATTGGATTAGAACGCCTGTGCATGGCGTTGTTCGGCATCCCTGACGTCAGGTTATTTTGGGAAAAAGACAAACGGTTTGCTTCACAATTTGCAGACGCACTCAAGAAAGATGAATTTACCCAATTTGTAAGGTACAGTCATCATCCTGCTGTGGAGAGGGACATATCCTTCTTCCTCCCTCACGGCCACGACGATGACATTGGAAAATTTCAGCAGAGATTCATAGACCTTGTCAAAAGAATCGGAGGCGGCTTGGTAGAATCCGTGCAGCTGTACGACCGGTATCAGCGGGTAGTAGACGGTCAGTCTAGATTATCACTCTGCTACCGGATAACATACAGGGACTTTCAGAACCTGACAAATGCCCAGGTCAACAAGCTACACGCCCGAATCTCTGACCAGCTAATCCGTTCCCTAGGCATTACCATACGTTAG